In Streptomyces sp. NBC_00878, a single window of DNA contains:
- a CDS encoding GNAT family N-acetyltransferase, with the protein MRIRPATPADLPLLQDIERAAGEPFRALGMTEIADDEPPSLDLLDRFRRAGHAWIAEAEAEAEAEGEADKAEANEADGDEAERDDDTARPVAYLIGEPVDGAFHIEQVSVHPDAAHRGVGRTLIAYAAERARGQGLTGLTLTTFAEVPWNAPYYERIGFRVLAESELTPGLRKIRATEAEHGLDRWPRVCMRTESWT; encoded by the coding sequence ATGCGCATCCGACCAGCCACTCCCGCCGACCTCCCTCTTCTGCAGGACATCGAACGGGCCGCGGGCGAACCCTTCCGCGCCCTGGGCATGACGGAGATCGCCGACGACGAGCCGCCCTCGCTCGATCTCCTGGACCGCTTCCGGAGGGCGGGGCACGCCTGGATCGCGGAAGCCGAAGCCGAAGCCGAAGCCGAAGGCGAAGCCGACAAGGCCGAGGCCAACGAAGCCGACGGCGACGAAGCCGAGCGTGACGACGACACCGCCCGCCCCGTCGCCTACCTGATCGGCGAACCCGTGGACGGCGCCTTCCACATCGAGCAGGTCTCCGTCCACCCGGACGCCGCGCACCGGGGCGTGGGCCGAACCCTGATCGCTTACGCCGCCGAGCGCGCACGCGGCCAGGGCCTGACCGGTCTCACCCTGACCACCTTCGCGGAGGTCCCCTGGAACGCGCCCTACTACGAGCGCATCGGCTTCCGCGTCCTGGCCGAGTCCGAACTCACCCCGGGCCTGCGGAAGATCCGCGCCACCGAGGCCGAACACGGCCTCGACCGCTGGCCCCGGGTCTGCATGCGCACGGAAAGTTGGACTTGA
- a CDS encoding ester cyclase: protein MLKSSHELALKPQPDRTAPSRGRVIEEIVMKFWQRIALGTALTATVGGLTAAGATANGNPSGSRAEGLAAAAASHWNEPAKVAANKRVVKAFMQDVLNEHNGSHATRYLTKDMQWHGGTVGTVAGRDNVAGLMTTVVTSIPDLHAEVKDIFGRGDEVVVRVVVTGTQKGPLLGIPASGRKVRWDAIDLYKLRDGKISEEWASEDFTAFLNDTGTYKAPWIQ, encoded by the coding sequence ATGTTAAAGTCATCGCACGAGCTGGCACTGAAGCCCCAGCCCGACCGCACCGCCCCCTCCCGGGGACGCGTCATCGAGGAGATCGTCATGAAGTTCTGGCAGCGCATCGCCCTGGGGACAGCCCTTACCGCCACCGTCGGCGGCCTGACCGCCGCGGGGGCCACGGCGAACGGCAATCCGTCCGGCAGTCGGGCCGAGGGGCTGGCCGCGGCGGCAGCGTCCCATTGGAACGAGCCCGCGAAGGTCGCGGCGAACAAGCGAGTGGTGAAGGCGTTCATGCAGGACGTCCTCAACGAGCACAACGGGAGTCACGCCACCCGGTACCTGACCAAGGACATGCAGTGGCACGGCGGGACGGTCGGTACCGTGGCCGGCCGGGACAACGTCGCCGGGCTGATGACGACCGTGGTGACCTCGATCCCCGACCTGCACGCCGAGGTGAAGGACATCTTCGGCCGGGGCGACGAAGTCGTCGTCCGTGTGGTGGTCACCGGTACACAGAAGGGCCCTCTGCTGGGCATACCCGCCAGCGGGCGCAAGGTCCGGTGGGACGCGATCGACCTCTACAAGCTGCGCGACGGCAAGATCAGCGAGGAGTGGGCCTCCGAGGACTTCACCGCGTTCCTCAACGACACCGGCACCTACAAGGCGCCTTGGATTCAGTGA
- a CDS encoding MarR family winged helix-turn-helix transcriptional regulator, whose product MSDTDRSGAADEHADLWLGPGELSSWLSVVGLFTRLPWALDAQLQRDADLSMAEYMSMAILADAPESTMRMSELAERLSSSLSRLSHLVKRLESRGYVRREPDPTDGRFTNAILLADGVRKLESAAPAHVAHVRHLVVDNLSAERLRRLGQDAERILQRIDSPAR is encoded by the coding sequence ATGAGCGATACGGACCGGTCGGGGGCGGCCGATGAGCACGCGGACCTGTGGCTCGGCCCGGGTGAATTGAGTTCCTGGTTGTCGGTGGTCGGGCTGTTCACCCGGCTGCCCTGGGCCCTTGACGCGCAACTGCAGCGCGATGCGGACCTGAGCATGGCCGAGTACATGTCCATGGCGATCCTGGCTGACGCGCCCGAGTCGACGATGCGGATGAGCGAACTGGCCGAGCGCCTCAGCTCCTCGCTCTCCCGCCTGTCGCACCTGGTCAAGCGGCTGGAGAGCCGGGGTTACGTCCGGCGCGAGCCCGATCCCACGGACGGGCGCTTCACCAACGCCATCCTGCTGGCCGACGGGGTGCGCAAGCTGGAGTCGGCCGCACCCGCGCATGTCGCCCACGTACGTCACTTGGTGGTGGACAACCTCTCGGCCGAACGGCTGCGCCGCCTCGGCCAGGACGCCGAGCGCATCCTCCAGCGCATCGACTCGCCTGCACGCTGA